From the Streptomyces sp. NBC_01216 genome, the window AGGAACCGGTCCTCGAAGGGATGCTGGCGCAGGCTTTGGACATCACCGGCGCCGACACCGGCGTCTTCTACCGTGTCGGCCGCGGAGGGGAACTGCGCGGCTCGCTCGCGTCGGGGCAGGGCGCGGACGCCCATCGCGACATCGTCCTGGAGAGCAGCGGCGCCGCCCTCGCCGCGGCGGCGCTGGCCTCGGACGGTCCGGTCGTCGTACACGACATCGAGCACGACGAGCGGGTCACGAGGGAACCGGGCAGCTGGGAGGGCTTCGGCCCGGCCGTGGCCGTCACCGTCGGCACCCGGGAGCGGCTCAGCGGTGTGCTGATGCTGGCCCGTACGCGGGGCAGGCCGCCCTTCTCGCCGGTCGAGCTCGCGGGCCTCCCCGGTTTCGCCGGGCAGGTCGCGCTCGCGCTCGAACTGGCCGGCCGGCGGCGTGACGCCGAACAGATCGTGCTGCTGGAGGACCGGGACCGCATCGCCCGTGACCTGCACGACCTGGCCATCCAGCGGCTCTTCGCCACGGGAATGACCCTGCAGAGCGCCCAGCGTTTCGTGGACCACCCGGAGGTCGTCGACCGCATCGGACGCGCCGTCGACGACCTCGACACCACCATCAAGATCATTCGATCGGCCATCTTCGGCCTGCGCGGGGACGAGGCGGAGGGGCGGCCCCGCAAGCTGCGGGCACGCGTCGTCCGGGCCGTCGACGCGGCCAACGCCGCCCTGGGATTCGCCCCCGCCCTGCGCATGCAGGGGCTGCTCGACACGGACGTACCGCCCCAGGCGGCGGACGCGGCCCTCGCGGTGATCGGCGAGGGCCTGACGAACATCGCCCGGCACGCCCGTGCCCGCAGGGCGGACGTGGCGGTCGTCGTCTCCGACGGCGCCCTCACCGTGATGTTGAGCGACGACGGGGTCGGCCTTCCGGCGGGCGGCGGGAGACGAAGCGGGCTGCGGAACCTCGCCGAGCGTGCCGAGCGCCTGGGCGGGACCCTGACCCTCTCGCCGAACGAACCGGACGGCCGGGGCACCGTCCTGCGATGGTGCGTCCCACTGGGGGACGACACGACAGAGGAGGCCGGGCCGCGGGCACCCTGACCGAGAGCCGGGGCGTGCGGAGCACCGGCGGTCCGGCGGTCTCGGAGCGCGGGAGGAGAGGAGAGGCCGTCACGTTGGCGCCGCGGGGGCTCAGCCCGCGTCGTCGTGCTCGTGCGCCTGGGCGGCGATGACCGCCGCCTGTACCCGTCGTTCGACCCCGAGTTTGGCGAGCAGCCGCGAGATGTGGTTCTTGACCGTCTTCTCCGACAGGTAGAGGCGGTGGGCGATCTGGCGGTTGGTCATGCCCTCTCCGATGAGGTCCAGCACGTCGTGTTCCCGCTGCGTGAGGGCTGCGAGGAGTGCGTCCTCCGGCGGACTCGCGGGCTCCGGCTCCCGCAGGGAGCTCATCAGCCGGGCCGTGGTGGCGGGGTCGAGCATCGACTGTCCGGTCGCCACCGTACGGACCGCCGCCACCAGGTCCGACCCCTTGATCTGCTTGAGCACGTAACCCGCCGCCCCGGCCATGATCGCGTCGAGAAGGGCCTCCTCGTCGTCGAAGGAGGTGAGCATCAGGCAGGCCAGCCCCGGCATCCGTGACCGCAGTTCCCGGCACACCGAGATGCCGTCGCCATCGGGGAGCCGCACGTCGAGGATCGCCACGTCCGGCTCCAGGGCGGGCCCCCGGGCGAGCGCCTGCTCGGCCGTGGCCGCCTCGCCGACCACCGTCAGGTCCTCCTCGGCGTCGAGAAGGTCGCACAGGCCCCGGCGGACGACCTCGTGATCGTCCAGGAGGAAGACCCGCACGTGTGCGGCGGCGGAGAAGCCCGGTTCGTCGGACATGGAGGCCCCTGTGGTCGCGTTCCGGAGATGACCGGTATCCCCGACCAGTGTCTCAGGACCCGCGCGAACGCACCGTCGGACGGCTTCCTTCGGGGGGTGTGTCCCGCACGCCGCCACTCGGGGCGACGCACGGTGTTCCTTCGCGGCACCGGGTCATCCGCTGGTGACCCAGGGCATCGGCCCACGACGTCCGGTGACGGACGCGCGGACCGTGCTCAGAGCCTGTCGGGTGGCCTTCGGCCGGCAGGCGGACGCGGCCTGGTGCGTGCGATTCCAGGGCGCGGCGAGGTCACCGTAGGGGAGCCACCGGGGCAACACCGGCAGCGTGCGTGCCAGGGCGTGACCGCCCGGTCAGAGGCCACCCGGCAGGCTCTCAGCCGGTCACCCCGTCCACGAGCCGGGCCAGCGCGGTGGCCAGCGTGTCGAGCCCCGGACCCGGGGGGCCGCCCGGCTCCTCCATGTAGAGGTCACGGCGGAGTTCCACCATGAGCGCGGTGACGTTCGTGGCCGTCCCGTAGTACCGCAACGGCACGTACGTTCCCGCGAACGGGCTGTCCAGCCCGATTCCGCCGACGTCCGCGAACGCCCCGCGGGCCGCGCCGAGCAGCGCGGCGGGCGTGTGGAACGGGTCCGTCCCCAGGCAGACCGGCGGGCGCGGCCCGTCGCCGTGGAGCTCGTACGGCAGCGTCCTCGTCGGATACGAGTGCACATCGATGATCACGGCGCGCCCCACGGCGTCGAGCCGCTCCGCCACCGCGACCGCCATCGCCGCCGCGTAGGGATGGAAGTACCGCTCGATCAGCGGCCGCCCGTCGAAACCGGCCGGCCGGAGCGCCGCGCGGTGTGTGGTGCGCGTGTACACCGCCCCCATGCCGCGCGCGAGCATCTCCTCGCGCTCGTCCGGGAAACGCTCGGGGTCGACCACCAGGCGGGACAGCCGGTTGACGAACCGCCACGGCGTGAGACGCGCGGCCCGGGACGCCCGGTCGGC encodes:
- a CDS encoding response regulator transcription factor codes for the protein MSDEPGFSAAAHVRVFLLDDHEVVRRGLCDLLDAEEDLTVVGEAATAEQALARGPALEPDVAILDVRLPDGDGISVCRELRSRMPGLACLMLTSFDDEEALLDAIMAGAAGYVLKQIKGSDLVAAVRTVATGQSMLDPATTARLMSSLREPEPASPPEDALLAALTQREHDVLDLIGEGMTNRQIAHRLYLSEKTVKNHISRLLAKLGVERRVQAAVIAAQAHEHDDAG
- a CDS encoding sensor histidine kinase produces the protein MEQEAEDGAVTDTPRLRLDELLDELQDRLGEVRATRDRLNGLLTAVMSLGGKLDLPDVLHGIVEAAVTLVDARYGALGVIGDDRKLAAFLPVGISDELRARIGSLPSGHGLLGELIRHPEPLRLADLSDHPASYGFPPHHPPMRSFLGVPIRVGNEVFGNLYLTEKRGGARFDQEDEAVVLTLAVAAGVAVENARLFAESRLRERWLAASTSFTSALLSGSEQEPVLEGMLAQALDITGADTGVFYRVGRGGELRGSLASGQGADAHRDIVLESSGAALAAAALASDGPVVVHDIEHDERVTREPGSWEGFGPAVAVTVGTRERLSGVLMLARTRGRPPFSPVELAGLPGFAGQVALALELAGRRRDAEQIVLLEDRDRIARDLHDLAIQRLFATGMTLQSAQRFVDHPEVVDRIGRAVDDLDTTIKIIRSAIFGLRGDEAEGRPRKLRARVVRAVDAANAALGFAPALRMQGLLDTDVPPQAADAALAVIGEGLTNIARHARARRADVAVVVSDGALTVMLSDDGVGLPAGGGRRSGLRNLAERAERLGGTLTLSPNEPDGRGTVLRWCVPLGDDTTEEAGPRAP
- a CDS encoding N-formylglutamate amidohydrolase, with translation MTDTTPSFRLHPGSAESPVILHVPHSSRAVPEEVRAGIVLDDPALATELDHITDSHTAEIADRASRAARLTPWRFVNRLSRLVVDPERFPDEREEMLARGMGAVYTRTTHRAALRPAGFDGRPLIERYFHPYAAAMAVAVAERLDAVGRAVIIDVHSYPTRTLPYELHGDGPRPPVCLGTDPFHTPAALLGAARGAFADVGGIGLDSPFAGTYVPLRYYGTATNVTALMVELRRDLYMEEPGGPPGPGLDTLATALARLVDGVTG